The proteins below come from a single Bactrocera dorsalis isolate Fly_Bdor chromosome 5, ASM2337382v1, whole genome shotgun sequence genomic window:
- the LOC105230608 gene encoding carboxypeptidase B, with protein sequence MFLKLAVIATLCCTNALANFTSYEGYKVYEFTAENTTQQKTLENLAQNNAYDFFTLPRIFGLPIRVLVAPADQLQFQQTLETSQIAYTTVNENFGQSVEVERKLNSMYPKQRNSAPGSISFNVYQRYDAITAYLEELSKTYSSRVKVTSIGDSYEKRQLHAITITNGDGVANKNVILMDAGIHAREWIAPAAALYVIQQLVENYEQNSHLLANYDWIIVPLINPDGYEYSHTRDRLWRKTRKPVTIFCDGTDGNRNFDFHWGEIATSSHACASTFSGSSAFSEPETQALRDLMHSLSGRAKFYLSLHSFGNYLLYPWGYTSELPENWRDIDDIARAGATAIKTATGTDYTVGSTSNVLYPASGGSLDYALAKAKIPVPMVMELPSAGQQFDPPLSKIEELAFETWIGIKAIAEKIIEKYKLVDEEN encoded by the exons ATGTTCCTCAAATTGGCTGTAATTGCAACCTTGTGTTGCACCAACGCGCTAGCGAATTTCACAAGCTATGAAGG CTACAAAGTCTACGAGTTCACAGCTGAAAATACCACACAACAGAAGACCCTTGAGAACTTGGCGCAAAATAATGCATATGACTTCTTCACGCTTCCACGTATTTTTGGACTCCCGATACGTGTTCTGGTAGCTCCAGCGGATCAGCTGCAGTTCCAGCAAACATTGGAGACGTCACAAATCGCTTACACAACCGTAAATGAGAATTTCGGACAGAGCGTTGAAGTTGAGCGGAAGCTAAACAGTATGTACCCCAAACAACGGAATTCGGCACCTGGTAGCATTTCCTTCAACGTCTATCAGCGTTATGACGCGATCACAGCTTATCTAGAAGAGCTAAGCAAGACGTATTCAAGCCGCGTTAAGGTAACGTCGATCGGTGATTCATACGAAAAACGTCAACTGCACGCGATCACTATCACTAACGGCGATGGCGTTGCCAATAAGAATGTCATACTAATGGATGCGGGTATACACGCGCGTGAGTGGATTGCACCGGCCGCTGCGCTGTATGTCATCCAGCAGTTGGTGGAGAATTATGAGCAAAATTCACATTTATTAGCCAATTACGATTGGATTATTGTGCCGCTCATCAATCCCGATGGCTACGAATACAGTCACACACGTGACCGTCTATGGCGTAAAACACGTAAACCTGTGACCATATTTTGCGACGGTACGGATGGTAATcgtaattttgattttcattggggtgaAATCGCTACTTCTAGTCATGCTTGCGCGAGCACTTTTAGCGGTTCTTCTGCCTTCTCAGAGCCCGAAACGCAGGCGTTACGCGATTTGATGCACTCGTTGTCCGGTCGGGCGAAATTCTATCTCTCTCTACATTCTTTCGGCAACTATTTACTCTATCCATGGGGTTACACTTC TGAGCTGCCTGAAAATTGGCGCGACATTGATGATATTGCTCGTGCCGGTGCGACTGCCATTAAAACAGCTACGGGCACCGATTACACTGTAGGCAGCACGTCAAATGTACTCTATCCCGCTTCTGGTGGCAGTCTTGATTATGCTTTGGCCAAAGCAAAAATTCCAGTGCCTATGGTAATGGAATTGCCGTCTGCTGGTCAACAATTCGATCCACCGCTATCGAAAATTGAGGAACTAGCTTTTGAAACCTGGATTGGAATTAAGGCTATAGcggaaaaaattatagaaaaatacaaattagtAGATGAAGAAAATTAA